From the Candidatus Eremiobacteraceae bacterium genome, one window contains:
- a CDS encoding DUF4097 family beta strand repeat-containing protein has product MLRVVAIVAIIVGLKVLAGHLPIGAQVADISWPWDRVRTQSTASYPMPDNGVLQVSNTSGDIYVTGGSGSTVEVTVKKSATNHNDLDAMSSHVATVADGGSANAGITITTDYPHHCSNCDLSYEITVPRGVKVIADVDSGDVHVSGTSGLIDVTSSSGDVRLTNDSGAMNVDASSGDVRLTNISGAARVQSSSGDIDATGLSKDVDLDASSGDVIAKYVSFDNVSTVRLRTASGSITLDVPRSFGGRITASTDSGDLSSNMKLPIHDHDSGSDVSVAVGSAKTIIDIAASSGDITIDAR; this is encoded by the coding sequence ATGTTGCGAGTTGTTGCGATCGTCGCTATCATCGTCGGACTTAAAGTGCTTGCGGGCCACCTGCCGATCGGCGCACAGGTCGCGGACATTTCGTGGCCGTGGGACCGGGTGCGGACCCAGTCGACGGCATCATATCCCATGCCCGACAACGGTGTGCTGCAGGTTTCCAATACGAGCGGCGATATCTACGTCACGGGCGGCAGCGGGTCGACCGTGGAGGTCACGGTCAAAAAGTCGGCCACCAACCACAACGACTTGGACGCGATGAGCTCGCACGTGGCCACCGTCGCCGACGGCGGTTCGGCGAACGCCGGCATCACGATCACGACCGACTACCCGCACCACTGCTCGAACTGCGATCTCTCCTATGAGATCACCGTGCCGCGCGGCGTGAAAGTCATTGCGGACGTGGACAGCGGCGATGTGCACGTTTCAGGCACAAGCGGACTCATCGACGTCACTTCGTCAAGCGGCGACGTCAGATTGACCAACGACTCAGGTGCCATGAATGTCGACGCATCGAGCGGCGATGTGAGATTGACCAACATCTCCGGCGCGGCGCGTGTGCAATCGTCATCGGGAGACATCGATGCGACGGGCCTCTCAAAAGACGTGGATCTCGACGCATCGTCGGGCGATGTGATCGCGAAGTATGTCTCATTCGACAACGTTTCGACCGTTCGCTTGCGGACCGCCAGCGGTTCCATCACTCTCGACGTTCCGAGAAGCTTCGGTGGGCGCATCACCGCATCGACCGATAGCGGCGACCTTAGCTCGAACATGAAACTGCCGATTCACGACCACGATTCGGGATCCGATGTTTCGGTGGCCGTCGGCAGCGCCAAGACGATTATCGATATCGCAGCCTCAAGCGGCGACATCACGATCGACGCGCGGTAG
- a CDS encoding DUF2721 domain-containing protein: protein MITPAILILAAGSLVNTTLIRLGRAVDRSRYLIERGDEFHAAGNKNAMRVTEDRLERQLKRAEFARLALSGYYVAIAIFLVSSLAIAVNALLGDPYPMLGPAIVILGGIVLLLSTAAVVVEVNISAGTLREEARQFRERELDP, encoded by the coding sequence ATGATCACGCCGGCCATCCTCATCCTCGCCGCCGGCTCTTTGGTAAACACGACGCTCATTCGGCTCGGACGCGCCGTCGACCGGTCCCGCTACCTCATCGAGCGGGGTGACGAATTCCACGCCGCCGGCAACAAGAACGCGATGCGCGTCACCGAGGACCGGCTCGAACGCCAGCTTAAAAGAGCGGAATTCGCCCGGCTGGCGCTTTCCGGTTACTACGTCGCGATCGCGATCTTTTTGGTCTCGAGTTTGGCGATCGCGGTGAACGCGCTCTTGGGCGATCCATATCCGATGTTAGGGCCCGCCATCGTCATCCTCGGCGGAATCGTCTTGCTGTTGAGCACGGCGGCGGTCGTGGTTGAAGTGAACATCTCGGCGGGCACGCTGCGCGAGGAAGCCCGACAATTCCGCGAGCGGGAGCTGGACCCGTAG
- a CDS encoding aspartyl protease family protein, producing MVRPSAVAALVAVALSLSACDSVGQAYPLNKDVAIPFELANNHIFVKVNVDKSKPLWFVLDTGDKYAIINEQNAKDIGLDLGGGEVEVTGVGNQTSTAYYVKNSSYSIAGLDGFSQPIFLALPLEGVAAHTGHASAGIIGFDFLSKFIVEIDYDNKTLILHDRDQYQYHGNGEILPLTFGHGHPHIAAQITQEGRAPIDATFLLDVGDGGAVTLNSPFVTQEHLMDSSQKTALRTMGYGVGGGFKSPVGRIRQLEIGRFTIPNPVTAYSQATGGAFATNEVQGSIGADILRKFKVILDYAHNRVILEPGAHFADPLEYDMSGLALSANDVPEKTLNVDEVYPDSPASEAEIQGGDVITSIDGRPISQYTLSDVREMFRHETKHDLTFDRGGQTVNVTLKLRRLI from the coding sequence ATGGTCAGGCCTTCCGCCGTTGCCGCGCTGGTCGCGGTGGCACTATCGCTCTCAGCGTGCGATAGTGTCGGACAAGCCTACCCGCTGAACAAAGACGTGGCCATTCCGTTTGAGTTGGCGAACAATCACATCTTCGTCAAAGTGAACGTTGATAAATCTAAACCGCTGTGGTTTGTGCTCGACACGGGCGACAAATACGCGATCATCAACGAGCAGAATGCGAAGGATATTGGATTGGACCTCGGCGGTGGGGAAGTTGAAGTCACAGGAGTCGGCAATCAGACCTCGACTGCCTACTACGTCAAGAACAGTTCGTACAGCATTGCCGGTTTGGACGGATTCTCGCAGCCGATCTTCCTCGCGCTGCCGCTGGAGGGAGTTGCGGCGCATACCGGCCACGCCTCTGCGGGCATTATCGGCTTTGACTTTCTAAGCAAGTTCATCGTGGAAATCGACTACGACAATAAAACGCTGATCCTTCACGATCGCGACCAATATCAGTATCACGGCAACGGCGAGATTCTCCCGCTCACGTTTGGACACGGACACCCGCACATCGCGGCGCAGATCACGCAAGAAGGCCGCGCCCCGATCGACGCAACATTTCTGCTCGACGTCGGAGACGGCGGAGCGGTGACGCTCAACTCGCCGTTCGTCACGCAAGAACACTTGATGGACTCAAGTCAAAAGACGGCGCTGCGCACGATGGGCTACGGCGTCGGCGGCGGTTTCAAATCGCCGGTTGGAAGAATCAGGCAGCTCGAGATCGGCCGTTTCACGATTCCCAATCCCGTGACGGCCTACTCGCAAGCGACCGGCGGCGCGTTTGCTACGAACGAGGTGCAAGGTTCGATCGGCGCCGACATCTTGCGGAAGTTCAAAGTGATTCTGGACTACGCACACAATCGCGTCATCCTCGAGCCAGGCGCACATTTTGCCGATCCGCTCGAGTACGACATGAGCGGGCTCGCGCTTTCGGCGAACGATGTACCCGAGAAAACACTCAATGTCGATGAAGTCTACCCCGATTCGCCGGCATCAGAGGCTGAGATTCAAGGCGGCGACGTGATTACGTCGATCGACGGGCGGCCGATCTCGCAATACACCCTATCCGACGTACGCGAGATGTTCAGGCATGAGACGAAACATGACTTGACGTTCGATCGCGGCGGCCAAACTGTTAATGTCACCTTGAAGCTCCGCCGGCTAATCTAA
- a CDS encoding helix-turn-helix domain-containing protein, with protein MTVQTPDLATEECRALSSILARVGDKWTVLIVVLLGDGSKRFNEIRRLVPSISQRMLTFTLRGLERDGLVTRTVFPTTPPRVDYELTKLGSTLWEAVEPLGSWARVHVSGILKSRKQFDAKEL; from the coding sequence ATGACCGTTCAAACGCCCGATCTCGCGACCGAAGAGTGCCGAGCTCTCAGCTCCATTCTTGCGCGCGTCGGCGACAAGTGGACCGTGCTCATCGTCGTCTTGCTCGGCGACGGCTCGAAGCGCTTTAATGAGATCAGGCGGTTGGTCCCCAGCATTTCGCAGCGGATGCTCACGTTCACGCTGCGCGGGCTGGAACGAGATGGCCTAGTGACGCGGACCGTCTTCCCCACCACGCCGCCGCGAGTGGATTACGAGTTGACCAAACTCGGTAGCACGTTGTGGGAGGCAGTGGAACCGCTTGGTTCGTGGGCTCGCGTTCATGTGAGCGGTATCCTCAAATCGCGAAAGCAGTTCGACGCCAAGGAGCTGTAG
- a CDS encoding NAD(P)H-dependent oxidoreductase, translated as MIVISVIVGSTREGRFSEKPAKWILQHLKKREGVDARLLDLRDFPMPFFDQQATPAAPGRAPYENPVVQKWIAAIEQSDGFVFVTPEYNYGTSAVLKNAIDWTYREWNRKAAAFVSYGSAMGVRSVQQLRETMVEVQIAPVRSAVHIPVATLMAHYKGGDVDAGLAELEAPAAKMIDDLLWWTAALKTARDKAA; from the coding sequence ATGATCGTCATTTCCGTCATTGTCGGAAGTACCCGCGAGGGCCGCTTCTCGGAGAAACCCGCGAAGTGGATATTGCAACACCTGAAAAAGCGCGAGGGCGTCGACGCTCGGCTTCTCGACCTTCGCGACTTTCCGATGCCATTCTTCGATCAACAGGCAACGCCAGCCGCTCCGGGGCGTGCGCCCTACGAGAACCCAGTCGTGCAGAAATGGATTGCCGCGATCGAGCAGTCCGACGGCTTCGTCTTTGTCACCCCCGAATATAATTACGGCACCTCCGCGGTGCTCAAGAACGCGATCGACTGGACCTATCGCGAGTGGAATCGCAAGGCGGCTGCATTCGTGAGCTACGGTTCCGCCATGGGCGTGCGCAGCGTCCAACAGCTCCGAGAGACGATGGTCGAAGTTCAGATTGCCCCGGTTCGGTCGGCGGTTCACATCCCTGTCGCCACGTTGATGGCTCATTATAAAGGCGGCGATGTCGACGCCGGACTTGCCGAGCTAGAAGCGCCTGCCGCGAAGATGATCGACGATCTGCTTTGGTGGACCGCTGCGCTGAAGACAGCGCGCGACAAAGCGGCGTGA
- a CDS encoding SBBP repeat-containing protein, with translation MVDTSGAPAVTSPAVIAVDSNSGALEYWPMRPGVHNSPIRISKKGLFVGNGLVANGRVVSFGNQDPAEVLQFNVDTKAQTTLPDPYGRPVDIAIGKDKSLYVVNLAGPPPADNVVWYPGGTPNPQELSCSAIDYASNVAVDNEGNVYVGANINGTITVGVVKIPNGPNGPDPTRCKTLDLGLGEAGMEGVVVDPKTDDLVTLTNPDACAGGVEGLMTIFPKPYRRETGMSHVVGRNCSTGLRLSADSKTVFVLDESVDEGGFYILQRSFPDGLPEGSYHGGQPGTVTTVPNTLPN, from the coding sequence ATGGTCGATACGTCGGGGGCGCCGGCAGTGACATCCCCGGCTGTTATCGCGGTCGACAGCAATTCGGGAGCGCTTGAATACTGGCCGATGCGTCCGGGTGTCCACAATTCTCCGATCAGAATCTCAAAAAAGGGTCTCTTCGTCGGAAATGGCTTGGTTGCAAACGGGCGCGTGGTCTCGTTTGGGAATCAGGATCCTGCGGAAGTGCTGCAATTCAATGTCGACACGAAGGCGCAAACCACGTTGCCGGATCCGTATGGCAGACCTGTAGACATTGCGATCGGCAAAGACAAGTCGCTATACGTGGTCAACCTCGCCGGGCCCCCTCCCGCCGATAATGTCGTGTGGTATCCGGGCGGCACACCGAACCCGCAAGAGCTTTCCTGTAGCGCCATCGACTATGCCTCGAATGTTGCGGTCGACAACGAAGGCAACGTCTATGTCGGCGCAAATATCAACGGCACTATCACTGTCGGCGTCGTAAAAATCCCGAATGGCCCGAACGGGCCCGATCCCACTCGATGCAAGACTCTTGATCTTGGACTGGGCGAAGCGGGCATGGAAGGTGTCGTAGTCGACCCGAAGACCGACGACCTTGTCACGCTCACCAATCCAGACGCTTGCGCCGGGGGCGTTGAGGGCTTGATGACGATATTCCCCAAGCCGTACCGGCGCGAGACGGGCATGTCGCACGTCGTCGGGCGTAATTGCTCAACCGGATTGCGTCTCAGCGCCGACTCGAAAACTGTGTTCGTCCTCGACGAGAGTGTCGACGAAGGCGGTTTTTACATCTTGCAGCGATCGTTCCCGGATGGCCTGCCGGAGGGCTCATATCACGGCGGCCAACCCGGCACTGTCACGACAGTTCCGAACACGTTGCCGAACTAG